The following proteins come from a genomic window of Posidoniimonas polymericola:
- a CDS encoding S-adenosylmethionine decarboxylase, with the protein MTTALAEYRRLQHNGQPHYGQHLIATCLGCSEDILSIERMTKFLQVMADDIDMVRFGDPVIARFGGGIETGISGVQLIETSAIVIHTNDAHRDMYLDVFSCKEFEEETVRRVLDDFLSPSSVTCEVFYRK; encoded by the coding sequence ATGACAACTGCGCTTGCGGAGTATCGTCGCCTTCAACACAACGGCCAGCCCCACTACGGTCAGCACCTGATCGCGACCTGCCTGGGCTGCAGCGAAGACATACTCTCGATCGAACGCATGACCAAGTTCTTGCAGGTCATGGCCGACGACATCGACATGGTCCGCTTCGGCGACCCGGTCATCGCCCGCTTCGGCGGCGGCATCGAGACCGGCATCTCCGGCGTGCAGCTGATCGAGACCTCCGCCATCGTCATCCACACCAACGACGCCCACCGCGACATGTACCTGGACGTCTTTAGCTGCAAAGAGTTTGAAGAAGAAACTGTCAGGCGAGTCTTGGACGACTTCCTGTCCCCTTCCTCGGTGACCTGTGAGGTATTCTACCGCAAATGA
- a CDS encoding Gfo/Idh/MocA family protein encodes MSHSLSRRRFLQSSALAGAGFWVTGSLGAQQPGLANSRPQFACIGVGGKGSSDSADAARFGDVVAICDIDANTLNSSGDEKHTGAERFADFREMLDKLGDKIDGVTVSTPDHTHAVAAAAAMRLGKHVYCQKPLTHSIWEARRLTEIAAEAGVATQMGNQGAALEAARRSQAVIQSGVLGKVREVHAWTDRCGGWWPQGVDRPAAAEAPPHVSWDLFLGPAPSRPFSPLYHPFKWRGWWDFGTGALGDMACHVLNMPFHALELRDPVAVQATTSGHNRDSYPNWSVIDFEFPSNDSRDALKLTWYDGGKRPDPALVGSEGELPGNGVIVVAENATLYSPDAYGSNFEIIGDLETPEVEFERSPGHFDEWVRAIGGGAAGASNFADTGGPLTETVLLGNLAVWAAHEADTPGQRVEWDAQSMTPTNAPELAAIVRPELQHGYEL; translated from the coding sequence ATGAGTCACTCGCTAAGTCGTCGCCGATTCCTGCAATCCTCTGCTCTGGCGGGCGCCGGATTCTGGGTTACCGGTTCACTCGGAGCGCAGCAACCTGGTCTCGCTAACAGCCGGCCGCAGTTTGCCTGCATCGGGGTAGGGGGCAAGGGTTCGAGCGACTCCGCCGACGCCGCCCGGTTCGGCGACGTCGTGGCGATCTGCGACATCGACGCCAACACGCTCAACAGCTCGGGCGACGAGAAGCACACCGGCGCCGAGCGGTTCGCCGACTTCCGCGAGATGCTCGACAAGCTGGGCGACAAGATCGATGGTGTCACCGTCAGCACGCCCGACCACACCCACGCGGTGGCGGCCGCGGCCGCCATGCGGCTCGGCAAGCACGTCTACTGCCAGAAGCCGCTCACGCACTCGATCTGGGAGGCCCGCCGACTGACCGAGATCGCCGCCGAGGCCGGCGTCGCGACGCAGATGGGCAACCAGGGCGCGGCGCTCGAAGCGGCCCGACGCTCGCAGGCGGTGATCCAGTCGGGCGTGCTGGGCAAGGTCCGCGAGGTGCACGCCTGGACCGACCGCTGCGGCGGCTGGTGGCCGCAGGGCGTCGACCGCCCCGCCGCGGCCGAGGCGCCGCCGCACGTCAGCTGGGACCTGTTCCTCGGCCCCGCGCCCTCCCGCCCGTTCAGCCCACTGTACCACCCGTTCAAGTGGCGCGGCTGGTGGGACTTCGGCACCGGCGCCCTGGGCGACATGGCCTGCCACGTGCTGAACATGCCGTTCCACGCGCTGGAGCTCCGCGATCCGGTGGCGGTGCAGGCCACCACCTCCGGCCACAACCGCGACAGCTACCCCAACTGGTCGGTCATCGACTTCGAGTTCCCCAGCAACGATTCACGGGACGCGCTCAAGCTCACCTGGTACGACGGCGGCAAGCGTCCCGACCCGGCGCTGGTCGGGTCCGAGGGTGAACTGCCGGGCAACGGCGTGATCGTGGTCGCCGAGAACGCCACGCTCTACTCTCCCGACGCCTACGGCAGCAATTTCGAGATCATCGGCGACCTCGAGACCCCCGAGGTCGAGTTCGAACGCTCGCCGGGCCACTTCGACGAGTGGGTGCGGGCGATCGGCGGCGGCGCGGCGGGCGCGTCCAATTTTGCCGACACCGGCGGCCCGCTGACCGAGACCGTGCTGCTGGGCAACCTGGCCGTGTGGGCCGCCCACGAGGCCGATACCCCCGGCCAGCGGGTCGAGTGGGACGCCCAGAGCATGACGCCGACCAACGCCCCGGAGCTGGCGGCGATCGTCCGCCCCGAGCTGCAGCACGGCTACGAGCTGTAA
- a CDS encoding YqjF family protein, with protein sequence MPGASTKNSLAHPSLARQSHRPWPIPARRWTWRQSWLELLFAHWPVEPGLLRPLLPPGLELDLWDNQAWLGVVPFRMEGVTRRPLPDLPWLSAFPEINVRTYVRQVGRPGGSPDGRPGVWFLSLDATNPLAVWAARRWFHLPYHRARIDARRTDHGVAYLSERADCAACFAAEYRPTSDPFEATPGTLEHWLTERYCLYAPRPDGGMTRTEVHHVPWPLQHAEATIMENSMAAPHGVDCAGPPATLHYAERIDVAVWSPELLPRYSS encoded by the coding sequence ATGCCCGGCGCCAGCACGAAAAACTCGCTCGCCCACCCGTCACTCGCGCGACAGTCGCACCGCCCGTGGCCGATCCCCGCGCGACGCTGGACCTGGCGGCAGAGTTGGCTGGAGCTGCTGTTCGCCCACTGGCCGGTCGAACCGGGTCTGCTGCGACCACTGCTGCCGCCGGGGCTCGAGCTCGACCTGTGGGACAACCAGGCGTGGCTCGGCGTGGTGCCGTTTCGGATGGAGGGCGTCACGCGGCGGCCGCTGCCCGACCTGCCGTGGCTGTCGGCCTTCCCGGAGATCAATGTCCGCACCTACGTCCGACAGGTCGGTCGGCCAGGCGGGAGCCCCGACGGCCGGCCGGGCGTCTGGTTCCTGAGCCTCGACGCGACCAACCCGCTGGCGGTATGGGCGGCGCGGCGGTGGTTCCACCTGCCGTACCACCGCGCGCGGATCGACGCCCGCCGCACGGACCACGGCGTCGCGTACCTGTCGGAGCGCGCCGACTGCGCGGCCTGCTTCGCGGCCGAGTACCGCCCGACCTCCGACCCGTTCGAGGCGACGCCCGGAACGCTCGAGCACTGGCTGACCGAGCGGTACTGCCTGTACGCCCCCCGCCCCGACGGCGGCATGACCCGCACCGAGGTGCACCACGTGCCGTGGCCGCTGCAGCACGCCGAGGCGACGATCATGGAGAACAGCATGGCCGCGCCGCACGGCGTCGACTGCGCAGGGCCGCCCGCCACGCTGCACTACGCCGAGCGGATCGACGTCGCGGTCTGGTCGCCCGAGCTGCTGCCGCGTTACAGCTCGTAG
- a CDS encoding DM13 domain-containing protein has protein sequence MSARRLRSATAITACTLLLTAAWARGQEPGWQAELSRDYHNVSGTVTIVDADTFRIDNFTYDGGGPSVYFYLGAEDTTPAFTNGVKVPQLLTGTVYNGSQGPLLFDLAPGDSFDGLQAISVWCDDFYVSFGSGAFAAPSLPGNYNGDLAVDAADYTVWRDNTSGEFLPADYDTWRTNYGAASASSELTAAIAAPEPPALWLLTAALATLKRRPPSRGRAL, from the coding sequence ATGTCCGCCCGCCGACTCCGCTCTGCTACCGCCATCACCGCCTGCACCCTGCTGCTGACGGCGGCCTGGGCGCGCGGCCAGGAGCCCGGCTGGCAGGCCGAGCTGAGCCGGGACTACCACAACGTTTCGGGGACGGTGACCATCGTCGACGCCGACACCTTTCGCATCGACAACTTCACGTACGACGGCGGCGGGCCGAGCGTGTACTTCTACCTCGGCGCCGAGGACACGACCCCCGCGTTCACCAACGGCGTGAAGGTCCCACAATTGTTGACCGGCACGGTCTACAACGGCTCGCAGGGCCCGCTACTGTTCGACCTGGCGCCCGGCGACTCGTTCGACGGGCTGCAGGCGATCTCCGTGTGGTGCGACGACTTCTACGTCAGCTTCGGCTCCGGCGCCTTCGCGGCGCCGAGCCTGCCGGGCAACTACAACGGCGACCTAGCGGTCGACGCGGCCGACTACACGGTGTGGCGCGACAACACCAGCGGCGAGTTCCTGCCTGCCGACTACGACACATGGCGGACCAACTACGGCGCAGCATCAGCCAGTTCGGAGCTTACCGCCGCCATCGCCGCGCCCGAGCCGCCGGCGTTGTGGCTGCTGACAGCCGCGCTGGCCACGCTGAAACGGCGGCCGCCATCCCGGGGTCGCGCTCTCTAG
- a CDS encoding YecH family metal-binding protein — MAEQVHGHEVMRMMLAGGQSYTRESLCSAIVKEFGEAARFCTCSAEGMTADELVSFLEARDKFVATEGGFTTAADKICDH, encoded by the coding sequence ATGGCGGAACAGGTCCATGGGCACGAGGTGATGCGGATGATGCTCGCCGGGGGCCAGTCGTACACGCGGGAGTCGCTGTGCTCGGCGATCGTCAAGGAGTTCGGCGAGGCGGCCCGTTTCTGCACCTGTTCGGCCGAGGGCATGACGGCCGACGAGCTGGTCTCCTTCCTCGAGGCCCGCGACAAGTTCGTCGCCACCGAGGGCGGCTTTACCACGGCGGCGGACAAGATCTGCGACCACTGA
- a CDS encoding polysaccharide biosynthesis protein: MRQRLASGIRLLCLTLACAGAYVLAYVLRFNDGGSPHYWDQMYLTIGVAVIAKLGAVFWHDVHQQHHRFIGFEDLVAIVKAATAGAVALTLLDTFVLTRLAIPRGVVFIDWGATILALSAVRAWPRALHYLRTRAFNAGEGQVRTLIVGADDHGEVLLRALRAGGASAARVVGFVDDDPTHRGRRISGTPVLGGTDQLLELVERHAVEEVLIAGSLPGKQVRQIVHTAADHDFRVRVLPSYQQILDEDVSVQPRSVAIEDLLRREAVDFDQQAVGAWLRGSTVLVTGSAGSIGSEVCRQLLRVRPAKLVVIDRSETGQFFLERELRRLAPEADLEVTIGDLTDPERMEAVFAQHQPDVIFHAAAYKHVPLMEEHPGEAVKNIVLATRNVADLAESHGAQAFVMISTDKAVNPTSVMGSCKQLAERYVQARSAGSSCRFTTVRFGNVLDSAGSVVPVFRQQIAGGGPVSVTHPDIERYFMMIPEASQLVIQAGMMGRGGEIFVLDMGEPVRIMDLARDMIRLSGLKVGEDIEIEITGLRPGEKLYEELYWDSERHKPTSHGKIMVADSNVESLLRLTHEISRLAAVANQPKEVTREALRAVVPLFEPAEATRRAA, translated from the coding sequence ATGAGACAGCGACTGGCGTCCGGAATCCGACTGCTTTGCCTCACGCTCGCCTGCGCCGGCGCGTACGTGCTGGCGTACGTGCTGCGGTTCAACGACGGAGGTTCGCCGCACTACTGGGACCAGATGTACCTGACGATTGGCGTCGCGGTGATCGCCAAGCTGGGCGCCGTCTTTTGGCACGACGTCCACCAGCAGCACCACCGCTTCATCGGCTTCGAGGATCTGGTGGCGATCGTCAAGGCCGCCACCGCGGGCGCCGTGGCGCTGACGCTGCTCGACACCTTTGTGCTCACCAGGCTGGCCATCCCCCGCGGCGTGGTGTTCATCGACTGGGGAGCCACGATCCTGGCCCTGAGCGCCGTGCGGGCGTGGCCGCGGGCGCTGCACTACCTACGCACCCGCGCGTTCAACGCCGGCGAGGGGCAGGTCCGCACGCTGATTGTCGGCGCCGACGACCACGGTGAGGTGCTGCTCCGCGCGCTGCGGGCCGGCGGCGCCTCGGCGGCTCGGGTAGTTGGGTTTGTCGACGACGACCCCACGCATCGCGGCCGCCGCATTAGCGGCACGCCGGTCCTCGGCGGCACCGATCAACTGCTGGAACTCGTGGAGCGTCACGCGGTGGAAGAGGTGCTGATCGCCGGCAGCCTGCCCGGCAAGCAGGTGCGGCAGATCGTGCACACCGCGGCGGATCACGACTTCCGCGTGCGGGTGCTTCCGAGCTACCAGCAGATCCTGGACGAGGATGTCTCGGTGCAGCCGCGGAGCGTGGCGATCGAGGACCTGCTGCGCCGCGAGGCGGTCGACTTCGATCAGCAGGCGGTCGGCGCCTGGCTGCGCGGGAGCACCGTGCTGGTGACCGGCAGCGCCGGCAGCATCGGCTCGGAGGTCTGCCGCCAGCTGCTGCGGGTCCGGCCGGCCAAGCTGGTCGTGATCGACCGCTCGGAGACCGGCCAGTTCTTCCTCGAGCGGGAGCTCCGCCGGCTCGCGCCCGAGGCGGATCTCGAGGTCACGATCGGCGACCTCACCGACCCCGAACGGATGGAGGCGGTCTTCGCCCAGCACCAGCCCGACGTCATCTTCCACGCCGCCGCCTACAAGCACGTGCCGCTGATGGAAGAGCACCCCGGCGAGGCGGTCAAGAACATCGTGCTCGCGACCCGCAACGTCGCGGACCTGGCCGAGTCGCACGGAGCCCAGGCGTTCGTCATGATCTCGACCGACAAGGCCGTCAACCCAACCAGCGTGATGGGCAGCTGCAAGCAGCTCGCCGAACGCTACGTGCAGGCCCGCTCCGCCGGCTCGTCGTGCCGGTTCACCACGGTGCGGTTCGGCAATGTGCTCGACTCGGCCGGCAGCGTGGTGCCGGTGTTCCGCCAGCAGATCGCCGGGGGCGGGCCGGTGTCGGTCACGCACCCCGACATCGAACGCTACTTCATGATGATCCCCGAGGCGTCGCAGCTGGTCATCCAGGCCGGGATGATGGGGCGCGGGGGCGAGATCTTCGTGCTCGACATGGGCGAGCCGGTCCGCATCATGGACCTCGCCCGCGACATGATCCGGCTGTCCGGCCTGAAGGTTGGCGAGGACATCGAGATCGAGATCACGGGCCTCCGCCCGGGCGAGAAGCTGTACGAGGAGCTGTACTGGGACTCGGAGCGGCACAAGCCGACCTCGCACGGCAAGATCATGGTCGCCGACAGCAACGTCGAGAGCCTGCTGCGTCTGACGCACGAGATCAGCCGGCTGGCGGCGGTCGCGAACCAGCCCAAGGAAGTGACCCGCGAGGCGCTCAGGGCGGTGGTGCCGCTGTTCGAGCCCGCCGAAGCAACCCGCCGGGCTGCTTGA
- a CDS encoding SET domain-containing protein-lysine N-methyltransferase: MRIYPRHLPVIADEPQAEEFRVIDVDDHRGQGVEVLRRFAAGELLFRMNGVLRDYVTQYTLQVGPNEHLDDPYVGGKVLHCCDPNSMLEPRTRCYIAVRDIEPGELLTMDYDLTEDYLFKAFECRCGADNCRGYVAGRLAEVPAVANA, translated from the coding sequence ATGAGAATCTACCCCAGACACCTGCCTGTGATCGCCGATGAGCCGCAGGCAGAAGAATTCCGCGTGATCGACGTGGACGACCATCGCGGCCAGGGCGTGGAAGTCCTCCGCCGGTTCGCAGCTGGAGAGCTGCTGTTCCGGATGAACGGAGTTCTCCGCGACTACGTCACGCAGTACACGCTGCAGGTGGGGCCCAACGAGCACCTCGACGACCCGTACGTCGGCGGCAAGGTGCTGCACTGCTGTGACCCCAACTCGATGCTCGAGCCCCGCACGCGGTGCTACATCGCCGTGCGCGACATCGAGCCGGGCGAGCTGCTGACCATGGACTACGACCTCACCGAGGACTACCTGTTCAAGGCGTTCGAGTGCCGCTGCGGGGCCGACAACTGTCGCGGCTACGTGGCGGGACGCCTGGCCGAGGTCCCCGCGGTCGCCAACGCCTAG
- a CDS encoding O-antigen ligase family protein yields MKPQAIIQRLRNVDVRRWPLKAVDAGLAAVLLVAPLFYGGRHDIGLLAYAVIVLATAVAWAVHRATNEGSASPLSGWAAALLAAGPALLLLQLTPLPPAVLGVLSPELADRLTTWRGDANSFGAWQTLTVDAWATRSSLATLLTHCVLFLVAAQRLKTVGDVRRLISWVGFAAVGMSALALLQYASGTKLLLWCIPLPYRDVSRAALGSFTTPNHCGHFIALGVGALLLLALRQREALAAAALRRSPNAKPGVSRDELIRTIGSIAALGLTAAAVLLTFSRGALLAYLVGMAVTLALLGWAGWVGRSHLVRGGLLLIVAGVALSLLQYDQVSQKSGGVTLTGIDDLTDTTDRQLVWRANLSAFAANPVFGYGAGSHGQVYPMFIEEATPVHFTHAESGYLQVATEAGLAGLLLAGGAVALVGCWCVRGLVGAKDRDDLALWAVIAGALGVSLFHSIADFVWFIPSCLAPMVLIAAAAMRLHLLRDKRPLWRPNGVVSGGYAGVAMASACVALLVAPAETARLRDHYTTTSVAVNRYNSSLFAKARNNAPDADDQILASRVYYSDEMIRDLVEIVRANPQDAAAQLRLAAQCLHRFELAQAQAGGGMGLEAVRSAVLASEFPSHEATVEWLRRAFGEDARLLLTARSAAAHAVRLCPLQGEGYLYLADLDFLAADQLPGNDQLVEQALSVRPQNGSVLFTAGKHRFQTAQIDEARELWRRAGRAPGNHLVKLASVVSLLFPAEQFVTDFDPDWRFTFAAYEFYRHRGNETDLRALAVHATKLAEQNQLTDTPRHAAVNYWQAATIHEQLGDLPRAVECAARAYEIEPRLFHIRRGLASALFRSERYDEADPHIRWCLARSPDDQSLRSWLEKIAKHRLMQRDASSPTRVARRSLLASPWDEPPTDPKQDP; encoded by the coding sequence ATGAAGCCGCAAGCCATCATCCAACGACTCCGCAATGTCGATGTCCGCCGCTGGCCGCTGAAGGCCGTGGACGCGGGCCTGGCGGCGGTGCTGCTGGTGGCGCCGCTATTCTACGGCGGGCGGCATGACATCGGCCTGCTGGCCTACGCGGTGATCGTGCTGGCGACCGCGGTCGCCTGGGCGGTGCACCGCGCGACGAACGAGGGCTCGGCGAGCCCGCTCTCTGGCTGGGCCGCCGCGCTGCTGGCGGCGGGACCGGCGCTGCTGCTCCTCCAACTGACTCCGCTGCCGCCGGCAGTCTTGGGGGTGCTTTCCCCGGAGCTGGCCGATCGCCTGACCACCTGGCGCGGGGATGCGAACTCGTTCGGCGCGTGGCAGACGCTGACCGTGGACGCCTGGGCGACCCGTTCTAGTCTTGCAACGCTGCTGACGCACTGCGTGCTGTTCCTCGTTGCCGCCCAGCGGCTCAAAACCGTCGGCGACGTCCGGCGGCTGATCTCTTGGGTCGGCTTTGCGGCGGTTGGCATGTCGGCGCTCGCGCTGCTGCAGTACGCCTCGGGGACGAAGCTGCTGCTGTGGTGCATTCCGCTGCCGTACCGCGACGTCAGCCGCGCGGCGCTCGGCTCGTTCACGACCCCCAACCACTGCGGGCACTTCATTGCGTTGGGCGTAGGCGCCCTGCTGCTGCTCGCCCTGCGGCAACGCGAGGCGCTCGCCGCGGCCGCCCTCCGTCGTTCTCCCAACGCCAAGCCCGGCGTATCGCGCGACGAGCTCATTCGGACCATTGGCTCAATCGCCGCGCTCGGGCTGACCGCCGCGGCGGTGCTGTTGACCTTCTCGCGCGGGGCGTTGCTCGCCTACCTCGTCGGTATGGCCGTGACGCTCGCGCTGCTCGGCTGGGCCGGGTGGGTCGGGCGGTCGCACTTAGTGCGCGGCGGTCTGCTGCTGATCGTGGCCGGCGTTGCGTTGTCGCTGCTGCAGTACGATCAGGTCTCCCAGAAGTCGGGCGGGGTGACGCTGACCGGCATCGACGACCTGACCGACACCACAGACCGCCAGCTGGTGTGGCGGGCGAACCTGTCGGCCTTCGCCGCCAACCCGGTCTTCGGGTACGGGGCCGGCAGCCACGGCCAGGTCTACCCGATGTTCATCGAGGAGGCCACGCCGGTCCACTTCACTCACGCCGAGTCCGGGTACCTGCAGGTCGCCACCGAGGCCGGCCTGGCCGGGCTGCTGCTGGCAGGCGGCGCCGTGGCGCTCGTTGGCTGCTGGTGCGTCCGCGGCCTGGTCGGCGCCAAGGACCGCGACGATCTGGCCCTGTGGGCCGTGATCGCCGGGGCGCTGGGCGTGTCTCTGTTCCACTCGATCGCCGACTTTGTCTGGTTCATCCCGTCCTGCCTGGCGCCGATGGTGCTGATCGCGGCGGCGGCGATGCGGCTGCACCTGCTCCGTGACAAACGCCCCCTCTGGCGGCCCAATGGCGTCGTCAGCGGCGGCTACGCCGGCGTCGCGATGGCGTCGGCGTGCGTGGCCCTGCTGGTCGCCCCCGCCGAAACCGCCCGCCTGCGGGACCACTACACGACGACCTCGGTCGCGGTGAATCGCTACAACTCAAGCCTGTTCGCCAAGGCCCGCAACAACGCCCCGGACGCCGACGATCAGATCCTGGCTTCGCGGGTGTACTACTCGGACGAGATGATCCGCGACCTGGTCGAGATCGTCCGCGCCAACCCTCAGGACGCGGCCGCGCAGCTCCGCTTGGCGGCCCAGTGCCTGCACCGGTTCGAGCTGGCGCAGGCCCAGGCCGGAGGCGGCATGGGGCTGGAGGCGGTCCGCTCGGCGGTGCTCGCCTCGGAGTTCCCCTCGCACGAGGCGACGGTCGAATGGCTGCGCCGCGCCTTCGGCGAGGACGCTCGACTGCTGCTCACCGCCCGCTCGGCGGCCGCGCACGCGGTGCGGCTCTGCCCGCTGCAGGGAGAGGGCTACCTCTACCTGGCGGACCTCGACTTCCTCGCCGCCGACCAGTTGCCCGGCAACGACCAGCTGGTCGAGCAGGCGCTGTCGGTGCGGCCGCAGAACGGCAGCGTGCTGTTCACCGCCGGCAAGCACCGCTTCCAGACCGCCCAGATCGACGAGGCCCGCGAGCTGTGGCGGCGGGCGGGTCGCGCCCCGGGCAACCACTTGGTGAAGCTCGCTTCGGTCGTGAGCCTGCTGTTCCCGGCGGAGCAGTTCGTCACCGACTTTGATCCGGACTGGCGGTTCACCTTCGCCGCCTACGAGTTCTACCGCCACCGCGGCAACGAGACCGACCTGCGGGCGCTGGCGGTCCACGCCACGAAACTAGCCGAGCAGAACCAGCTGACCGACACGCCGCGGCACGCGGCTGTGAACTACTGGCAGGCGGCGACCATCCACGAGCAGCTCGGCGACCTGCCCCGTGCCGTGGAGTGCGCCGCCCGCGCCTACGAGATTGAACCCCGGTTGTTCCACATCCGCCGCGGGCTGGCGAGCGCGTTGTTCCGGTCGGAACGCTACGACGAGGCCGACCCGCACATCCGCTGGTGCCTGGCCCGCAGCCCCGACGATCAGTCGCTGCGGAGCTGGTTGGAGAAGATCGCCAAGCACCGCCTGATGCAGCGAGACGCTTCCAGCCCGACGCGTGTCGCCCGCCGCTCGCTGCTGGCGAGCCCGTGGGACGAACCCCCGACCGACCCCAAGCAAGATCCATGA
- a CDS encoding GumC family protein, whose translation MTAVDQQGGFPEEAAHEGSLADSLHGLVRLLRLMQRNQATLAWCVAGCTVIAMAYYVAAPRFYSSTAKLLLIEQDPDSVSSVAEGGRADDLMATHRELVKSPVVLQNAISDLPPEHRIDLETINPSHWVEELGRGLSASTVRRTKFIQVSYKSRRPESAVAVVNAVINSYLHFVEETHRSTAAEVLDVLTIERDQLQSELLRKQKLLQEARERCGHLAIDQKDGVVDPMIGRAIHLNDALMEAQQRRLDLQGSLASVAMAMARGDDMRNYLSVVEEAVGEQMMLAALGLSHQDMEMLTSQQQRLMETQDELRRLSPHYGPNHPQIKELTEQVAALQQYLSSYHAASGSRYASINNGDLGPMIKRTLEQSVAQAMEQERILAESFEDARVNAARQSGDLVELDMRKREVERLESLHDVLFEKIAAVDIHQVQAPIRASIVEEPLPEETPVSPRFARLFGSALVGGVLLGAGIVFIRDQLDDRFASPDEMSQQLELPVLSVVRTLNPLPGTGLDAVHMHVDANSVEAEAFRTLRTSLTLRGEETERLVISSAEPSDGKTTVSSNLGVAFAQVGKRTLIIDADLRKPGMTSLMGLKGHAGVTDILICEGAIGALAERCLVKTGLDKLDVIPAGPRRPDAAELLSGPNFGELLAWAEGRYDQVLVDCPPVLAVSDAQIIGRLVDGVVVVVTPEKNHRRLVVRACDSFLHAGCHVHGVVANRISNKSEGGYGYGYGYGYGYGHSDEEERVEEKVEHDLSPVEPAAASWRRPTEGPADADRAA comes from the coding sequence ATGACAGCCGTCGATCAACAAGGTGGTTTTCCAGAAGAGGCGGCCCACGAGGGGTCGCTGGCCGACTCGCTGCACGGGCTGGTGCGTCTGCTGCGGCTGATGCAGCGCAACCAGGCGACCCTGGCGTGGTGCGTTGCCGGCTGCACGGTGATCGCGATGGCGTACTACGTCGCCGCCCCGCGCTTCTACAGCTCCACCGCTAAGCTGCTGCTGATCGAGCAGGACCCGGACAGCGTATCGAGCGTCGCCGAAGGGGGACGCGCCGACGACCTCATGGCGACCCACCGCGAGCTGGTGAAGAGCCCGGTTGTGCTGCAGAACGCGATCTCCGACCTGCCGCCCGAGCACCGCATCGACCTCGAAACGATCAACCCTTCCCACTGGGTAGAGGAGCTCGGTCGCGGCCTGTCGGCGTCGACCGTCCGCCGCACTAAGTTTATCCAGGTCAGCTACAAGTCGCGGCGGCCGGAGTCGGCCGTGGCGGTGGTCAACGCGGTGATCAACAGCTACCTGCACTTCGTCGAAGAGACCCACCGCAGCACCGCCGCCGAGGTGCTCGACGTGCTCACCATCGAACGCGACCAGCTGCAGAGCGAGCTGCTGCGGAAGCAGAAACTGCTGCAGGAGGCCCGCGAACGGTGCGGACACCTGGCGATCGATCAGAAGGACGGCGTGGTCGACCCGATGATCGGCCGGGCGATCCACCTCAACGACGCCCTAATGGAGGCCCAGCAGCGGCGGCTCGACCTGCAGGGCTCGCTGGCGTCGGTGGCGATGGCGATGGCCCGCGGCGACGACATGCGCAACTACCTGAGCGTGGTCGAGGAGGCGGTCGGAGAGCAGATGATGCTGGCCGCGCTCGGACTCAGCCACCAGGACATGGAGATGCTCACCAGCCAGCAGCAGCGGCTGATGGAGACCCAGGACGAGCTGCGGCGGCTGTCGCCCCACTACGGGCCCAACCACCCCCAGATCAAGGAGCTCACCGAGCAGGTCGCCGCGCTGCAGCAGTACCTCTCGAGCTACCACGCCGCCAGCGGTTCGCGCTACGCGTCGATCAACAACGGCGACCTCGGACCGATGATCAAGCGGACCCTCGAGCAGTCGGTCGCCCAGGCGATGGAGCAGGAACGCATCCTGGCCGAGTCGTTCGAGGACGCCCGCGTCAACGCCGCCCGTCAGAGCGGCGACCTGGTCGAGCTCGACATGCGGAAACGCGAGGTCGAGCGGCTGGAGTCGCTGCACGACGTGCTGTTCGAGAAGATCGCGGCGGTCGACATCCACCAGGTTCAAGCGCCGATCCGCGCCAGCATTGTCGAGGAGCCGCTGCCCGAGGAGACCCCGGTGTCGCCGCGGTTCGCCCGGCTGTTCGGCTCGGCCCTGGTCGGCGGCGTGCTGCTGGGGGCCGGCATCGTGTTCATCCGCGACCAGCTCGACGACCGCTTCGCCTCGCCCGACGAGATGTCCCAGCAGCTCGAGCTGCCGGTGCTGTCGGTCGTGCGGACCCTCAACCCGCTGCCCGGCACGGGACTCGACGCGGTCCACATGCACGTCGACGCGAACTCGGTCGAAGCCGAGGCCTTCCGCACCCTGCGGACCTCGCTCACCCTCCGCGGCGAAGAGACCGAACGACTCGTCATCTCCAGCGCCGAGCCGTCCGACGGCAAGACGACGGTCTCGTCGAACCTGGGCGTCGCGTTCGCGCAGGTCGGCAAACGCACCCTGATCATCGACGCCGACCTCCGCAAACCCGGCATGACCAGCCTGATGGGCCTCAAGGGCCACGCCGGCGTCACGGACATCCTGATCTGCGAAGGCGCCATCGGCGCTCTCGCAGAGCGGTGCCTGGTCAAGACCGGGCTCGATAAGCTCGACGTCATCCCGGCCGGTCCCCGCCGGCCCGACGCGGCCGAGCTGCTCTCGGGACCCAACTTCGGCGAGCTGCTCGCCTGGGCCGAGGGACGCTACGACCAGGTCCTGGTCGACTGCCCGCCCGTGCTGGCGGTCAGCGACGCCCAGATCATCGGCCGCCTGGTCGACGGCGTGGTCGTGGTGGTCACGCCCGAAAAGAACCACCGCCGGTTGGTGGTCCGCGCGTGCGACAGCTTCCTGCACGCCGGCTGCCACGTGCACGGCGTCGTGGCGAACCGCATCTCTAACAAATCCGAAGGCGGCTACGGCTACGGGTATGGCTACGGGTACGGCTACGGGCACTCCGACGAGGAGGAGAGAGTCGAGGAAAAAGTCGAGCACGACCTGTCGCCTGTCGAGCCCGCAGCCGCGTCGTGGCGCCGCCCGACCGAAGGTCCCGCCGACGCCGACCGGGCGGCCTAA